From Humisphaera borealis, the proteins below share one genomic window:
- a CDS encoding MFS transporter, with amino-acid sequence MEQKPLPIQYQAADANLPTAMHVVDQEALGRARRKAYLRLLPLLFLCYVIAYVDRTNVSIAKLEMTKALPGFDNAVIGLGAGIFFLGYFLLEIPGALIVERWSARKWICRIMLTWGAMAALTALVTKPWHFYGVRFLLGLAEAGFFPGVIIYLTHWFPARDRTRALSYFLVATPLAQMISPKISNALLKIGTTETVNGVLVHHPQVLGMSGWQWVYVAWGVPAIVLGIVVLFMLTDRPRDAKWLTAEERDALEGEIENDRTKAAKGKRMTFGEALRNPRVVLLALAYFFCVSGTYGIEYFLPSILERWYSLKIDAITWLIILPPALALGGQLFVGWSSDRLRERRLHAVLPIMLGVAALVAATLSRGTLSLTIVCFMLAFTGMKSYQPAFWAMPSLFLTKSAAAGSIGLINSVGNLGGFLGPTVIGSVEKWTGSFEGGLYYLCVSMTISALILFFLGVGKREAAA; translated from the coding sequence ATGGAACAAAAGCCGCTGCCCATTCAGTATCAGGCCGCTGATGCCAACCTGCCGACTGCGATGCACGTCGTCGATCAGGAAGCGCTGGGCCGCGCCCGCCGCAAGGCCTACCTGCGGCTGCTGCCGCTGCTGTTTCTGTGCTACGTGATAGCATATGTCGACCGCACGAACGTCTCGATCGCCAAGCTGGAGATGACCAAGGCGCTTCCGGGATTCGACAACGCGGTGATCGGGCTGGGCGCGGGCATCTTCTTTCTCGGCTACTTCCTGCTGGAGATCCCCGGCGCGCTGATCGTCGAACGCTGGAGCGCCCGCAAGTGGATCTGCCGCATCATGCTCACCTGGGGCGCGATGGCCGCCCTCACCGCGCTGGTGACCAAGCCCTGGCATTTTTACGGCGTTCGCTTTCTGCTGGGCCTGGCCGAGGCGGGGTTCTTTCCAGGTGTGATCATCTATCTGACGCACTGGTTCCCGGCTCGAGACCGGACGCGCGCCCTGTCGTACTTCCTGGTCGCGACGCCTTTGGCCCAGATGATCAGCCCGAAGATCTCCAACGCGCTGCTGAAGATTGGGACAACGGAAACGGTCAACGGCGTGCTCGTCCATCATCCGCAGGTGTTGGGTATGTCGGGCTGGCAGTGGGTTTACGTGGCATGGGGTGTGCCCGCGATCGTGCTGGGGATCGTCGTGCTGTTTATGCTGACCGACCGCCCGCGCGACGCCAAGTGGCTCACCGCCGAGGAACGCGACGCGCTCGAAGGGGAGATCGAGAACGACCGCACCAAGGCCGCCAAGGGCAAGCGGATGACCTTCGGCGAAGCCCTGCGGAACCCCCGGGTAGTGCTGCTCGCGCTGGCGTATTTCTTCTGTGTCAGCGGGACCTACGGCATCGAGTACTTCCTGCCGAGCATCCTCGAGCGCTGGTATTCGCTGAAGATCGACGCCATCACCTGGCTCATAATTCTGCCGCCGGCATTGGCACTGGGCGGACAGTTGTTCGTCGGCTGGAGCAGCGACCGGTTGCGCGAGCGGCGGTTGCACGCGGTCTTGCCGATCATGCTTGGCGTCGCGGCGCTGGTCGCGGCGACGCTCAGCCGCGGCACGCTGTCGCTGACGATCGTCTGCTTCATGCTGGCATTCACGGGGATGAAGTCGTACCAGCCGGCGTTCTGGGCAATGCCGAGCCTATTCCTGACCAAGTCCGCCGCCGCCGGAAGCATCGGGTTGATCAATTCGGTCGGGAACCTGGGCGGATTCCTCGGGCCTACGGTCATTGGGTCGGTCGAGAAGTGGACTGGATCGTTCGAAGGCGGTCTGTACTACCTTTGTGTTTCGATGACGATCTCGGCGCTGATCCTGTTCTTCCTGGGCGTTGGCAAACGTGAAGCGGCTGCCTGA